In Candidatus Neomarinimicrobiota bacterium, one DNA window encodes the following:
- the moaA gene encoding GTP 3',8-cyclase MoaA, producing MLIDSLDRKIDYLRLSVTDRCNLRCSYCLPKLYSNFSSTSEIMSDEEVVCLVRAFAELGISKLRITGGEPLLRPGLPSLIKKLRELKSIDDISLSTNGILLKKFASSLSDAGLDRINISIDSLNADKYKSITSFGEISDVLKGIECALEFGFSPVKLNVVVSRGMNEDEINDFATLTETYPVHVRFIELMPMGETGYFSFERRVPLDEMMQLAQPLEPIPVEDWPKGSGPAKYFRRPNGIGSVGFISPLSSNFCSDCNRMRLSAKGILIPCLANNQGTDLLSMLRTGADENEIKNSIKLTVSCKPEKHLMMETATNGKSYPQFMCQMGG from the coding sequence TATCAGTGACGGATAGGTGCAATCTCCGCTGCTCGTATTGTCTTCCTAAATTGTATTCAAATTTTAGTTCTACCTCCGAAATTATGTCAGACGAAGAGGTAGTTTGTCTTGTCAGAGCTTTTGCCGAATTAGGAATCTCGAAACTTCGTATCACCGGTGGAGAACCACTCCTACGTCCCGGACTTCCCTCATTAATTAAGAAATTAAGAGAATTGAAATCAATAGATGATATTTCTCTTAGCACAAACGGAATACTATTAAAAAAGTTCGCATCTTCCTTATCGGATGCCGGTTTGGACAGGATCAACATCAGTATTGATTCTCTTAACGCTGATAAATATAAGAGTATAACTTCATTTGGTGAAATCAGCGATGTATTAAAGGGGATCGAATGCGCCTTAGAATTCGGATTCTCTCCCGTGAAACTTAACGTAGTCGTATCGCGAGGTATGAACGAGGACGAGATAAACGATTTCGCAACCCTGACTGAGACTTATCCTGTCCACGTACGTTTCATAGAGCTCATGCCGATGGGTGAGACAGGTTATTTCTCATTCGAGAGGCGAGTACCATTGGACGAAATGATGCAATTAGCTCAACCGTTGGAACCGATACCTGTTGAAGATTGGCCCAAAGGATCAGGACCTGCAAAGTATTTTCGCCGACCTAATGGCATTGGCAGTGTAGGCTTCATCAGTCCTTTGAGCTCGAACTTTTGTTCCGATTGTAATCGGATGCGACTTTCTGCGAAGGGTATTCTCATTCCGTGTCTCGCAAATAATCAGGGTACGGATCTTTTGAGTATGTTGAGAACCGGTGCGGATGAGAATGAAATCAAGAATTCTATCAAACTTACAGTTTCCTGCAAGCCGGAGAAACACTTAATGATGGAAACTGCCACAAATGGAAAATCTTATCCACAATTCATGTGCCAGATGGGGGGATAG
- a CDS encoding c-type cytochrome, with protein sequence MSPLNQTESSPELLASGKILYDKRCAPCHGLDGAGEGKAAYLLYPKPRDFVSARYRIVSTWERIPTDNDIFGVVSRGIPGSSMPSWAHLSEIERWSLVHYIKTFADNPIEPNTAIGDSGVGLLEISPIAEYTPAAEQLAFERFRDACATCHGATGEGDGVSEQIDEKGMPTRPRDLTMGVFKGNPDPEEVYRRIILGMPGTPMPMSDWAYGDDAWHLTNYVLGMSTKLKRDRAEMKKFRIVANRVQKIPEHPDAGIWREAGTVNIHMMPLWWRVDRPEILTVQALHDGRELALRLTWTDATDDHTAIRVQDFRDAAAIEFSSENDPPFFGMGEKNQTVSIWMWKSERQADLEPAFQDIDKMYPNLGIDSYPNLMKSALEQPARNALTLESDPDFITGWGAGNIVSDPTRKSAVENLTAKGFGTLKARPRIEQYVKSFGIYDIGTYRVVFRRSLKGEGQNSLDFVPGQHLSVAFSVWNGSAGDRDGKKSVTIWQELIIAP encoded by the coding sequence TTGAGCCCTTTGAATCAGACGGAATCGTCACCGGAATTATTAGCATCAGGTAAAATTCTATACGATAAGAGGTGCGCGCCTTGCCATGGATTGGATGGAGCAGGAGAGGGCAAAGCAGCCTACTTATTATATCCTAAACCGAGAGATTTTGTATCAGCCCGATATCGGATAGTCTCCACATGGGAGAGAATTCCAACGGATAACGATATATTCGGCGTTGTTTCGAGAGGAATTCCGGGTTCTTCGATGCCTTCGTGGGCGCATTTATCAGAAATTGAGAGATGGAGTCTTGTTCATTATATCAAAACTTTCGCAGATAATCCGATAGAGCCGAACACGGCTATAGGTGACAGCGGAGTGGGGCTATTAGAAATTTCTCCTATAGCCGAATATACGCCGGCGGCGGAACAATTGGCGTTTGAACGGTTTCGAGACGCGTGTGCTACATGTCACGGAGCTACTGGTGAAGGAGATGGAGTCTCTGAGCAAATTGATGAAAAAGGAATGCCTACACGGCCGCGAGACCTTACTATGGGCGTGTTCAAGGGAAATCCTGATCCGGAGGAGGTATATCGCAGAATAATATTGGGGATGCCCGGAACACCAATGCCGATGAGCGACTGGGCTTACGGAGATGATGCATGGCATCTTACAAATTACGTCCTCGGAATGTCAACGAAACTGAAACGTGATAGGGCGGAAATGAAAAAATTCAGGATTGTAGCGAATAGAGTGCAAAAGATTCCTGAGCATCCTGATGCTGGTATTTGGAGGGAAGCGGGAACTGTTAACATCCATATGATGCCGCTTTGGTGGAGGGTTGACAGACCGGAAATATTGACCGTACAGGCTCTTCATGACGGCAGAGAACTGGCACTCAGATTAACCTGGACGGATGCTACCGATGATCATACTGCGATTCGAGTACAGGATTTCCGTGATGCAGCTGCCATCGAATTCTCAAGTGAAAACGATCCTCCATTTTTCGGAATGGGTGAAAAAAACCAAACTGTAAGTATCTGGATGTGGAAATCAGAGCGGCAGGCCGATCTAGAACCCGCATTCCAGGATATAGATAAAATGTATCCGAACTTAGGAATCGACTCATATCCCAATCTTATGAAATCCGCATTGGAACAGCCGGCACGCAACGCACTGACGCTTGAGTCTGATCCTGATTTCATAACCGGATGGGGAGCGGGAAATATAGTATCGGATCCGACGAGAAAATCTGCTGTTGAAAATCTCACAGCGAAGGGATTCGGTACGCTCAAGGCACGGCCCAGGATTGAGCAATACGTAAAATCATTTGGTATATACGATATCGGAACGTATAGAGTTGTGTTCAGAAGGTCTTTGAAGGGAGAGGGTCAAAATAGTTTGGATTTTGTTCCTGGACAGCATCTTTCCGTGGCTTTCTCCGTTTGGAATGGAAGCGCCGGTGACAGGGATGGTAAAAAATCGGTGACAATCTGGCAGGAATTGATAATTGCTCCTTAA